A window of Candidatus Saccharibacteria bacterium contains these coding sequences:
- a CDS encoding LCP family protein, whose amino-acid sequence MSNNSSSVDGFFIPRRERREITASKPQARPKPSAAPAPRPTMNQTAKAEGESIQNFFGGSADHALPSPDLPDIKPRRRGSAKNGAGGNSGKNSSEGKGRFHFGKPSRKAVKRGIIILVILLLLVGGYFVYRFFMTTGKVFQGNVLSAILSQGKPLKTDTMGRSNILLFGTSEDDPEHEGAELSDSIMVASIDQKKNNVFLISIPRDLYVKYGKACISGYEGRINEVYMCGKGDRQDGDEQAGQSAFRKTVSEVTGLDVQYSAHVNYTALRQAVDAVGGITVTIESDDPRGILDRNFDWRCNYTCYFVKYENGPVNLDGEHALALARARGAAGGYGLPNANFDREKNQRKIIVALKDKATSAGTLANPVAVDKLLSALGDNVRTNIDAEEIKTVLRVAKDTKTKDIVSIPLNDPEEPLVTTGDVGGQSIVRPMAGLYDYDQIAAHVKAVVSGDAAMLEKAKVDVLNASGEAGAAGKQAEKVTDAGIVVEVVGNAPSELNTAPLRIYDLSEGQKPATLKKLEMLFGSKAVQTAPAGVTSNSDFVIIVGSNGTPQDQ is encoded by the coding sequence GTGAGTAATAATAGCAGTTCTGTTGACGGCTTTTTCATCCCACGGCGCGAACGCCGCGAGATCACCGCCAGCAAACCGCAGGCCCGCCCTAAGCCCAGTGCCGCACCGGCGCCACGCCCGACTATGAACCAGACGGCCAAGGCCGAAGGCGAGAGTATCCAGAACTTCTTTGGCGGCAGCGCCGACCATGCACTTCCTTCGCCCGATCTGCCGGACATCAAGCCGCGCCGCCGTGGCAGCGCCAAGAACGGTGCTGGCGGCAATAGTGGCAAGAACAGCAGTGAAGGCAAGGGCCGATTCCATTTTGGCAAGCCGTCGCGCAAGGCCGTCAAGCGCGGCATCATCATCCTGGTCATCCTGTTGCTGCTGGTTGGCGGCTATTTCGTGTATCGCTTCTTCATGACGACCGGCAAGGTCTTCCAGGGGAATGTCCTTAGCGCCATCCTGTCGCAGGGCAAGCCGCTCAAGACCGACACTATGGGCCGCTCCAATATCCTGCTGTTCGGCACCTCCGAGGACGACCCGGAGCATGAGGGCGCCGAACTTTCGGACTCTATCATGGTAGCCAGCATCGACCAGAAGAAAAACAATGTCTTTTTGATAAGCATTCCGCGCGACCTGTATGTCAAATATGGCAAAGCTTGCATATCCGGCTACGAAGGCCGTATCAACGAAGTGTATATGTGCGGCAAGGGCGACCGCCAGGACGGCGACGAGCAAGCCGGCCAGTCCGCCTTCCGCAAGACCGTCTCCGAGGTTACCGGCCTGGACGTCCAGTACAGCGCCCACGTCAATTACACGGCCCTGCGCCAGGCGGTTGACGCCGTCGGTGGCATCACTGTCACAATTGAAAGTGATGACCCCCGCGGTATCCTGGACCGCAACTTTGACTGGCGCTGCAACTACACCTGTTACTTTGTGAAGTACGAGAACGGCCCGGTTAACCTCGATGGCGAACACGCCCTGGCCCTGGCCCGTGCCCGTGGTGCCGCCGGCGGCTACGGCCTGCCCAATGCCAACTTCGACCGCGAGAAGAACCAGCGCAAGATCATCGTCGCCCTCAAGGACAAGGCCACCAGCGCCGGTACGCTGGCCAACCCGGTCGCCGTCGACAAGCTGCTCTCGGCCCTCGGGGACAACGTCCGGACCAACATCGACGCCGAAGAGATCAAGACCGTGCTGCGCGTCGCCAAGGATACCAAGACCAAAGATATCGTCAGCATTCCGCTGAACGACCCGGAGGAGCCGCTCGTGACCACCGGTGACGTCGGCGGCCAGAGCATCGTCCGTCCGATGGCCGGCCTGTACGACTACGACCAGATAGCCGCCCACGTCAAGGCCGTCGTCTCCGGAGACGCCGCCATGCTTGAGAAAGCCAAGGTGGATGTATTGAACGCTTCCGGCGAGGCCGGTGCTGCCGGCAAGCAGGCAGAGAAGGTGACCGATGCCGGTATCGTCGTGGAAGTCGTCGGCAACGCTCCGTCAGAGCTGAACACCGCGCCGCTGCGCATCTATGACCTGTCCGAAGGCCAGAAGCCGGCCACCCTGAAGAAGCTTGAAATGCTCTTTGGCAGCAAAGCCGTCCAGACGGCGCCGGCGGGCGTGACCAGCAACTCTGATTTTGTTATAATCGTCGGAAGCAATGGAACTCCTCAAGACCAGTAG
- the lepB gene encoding signal peptidase I, with the protein MNIRLRPQLPGRRPAPPAATPRPSAARSDAASIRPLPLDDAPDPLRIGRGGSAPRLRGGSSRLRSALANLGLIGCVVGIALFINTFLLQSYYVEGTSMAPTLHNNDRLIVDKASASAAHITGKPYQPQRGDIVIVDSRIRDQNGEYEQLIKRVVGLPGERLAISDGKIMVYNKEHPEGFDVDKQLGLELDPTFTPSLIDLTIPKGEVFVVGDNRQAGGSLDSRIFGPVKLDTLDGRLMARIFPLSGKTFF; encoded by the coding sequence ATGAACATCAGATTGCGCCCCCAGCTTCCCGGTCGCCGGCCCGCCCCGCCCGCGGCCACTCCCCGCCCCTCGGCGGCGCGGTCTGATGCTGCCTCGATACGGCCGCTGCCCCTGGATGACGCCCCGGATCCGCTGCGTATCGGCCGGGGCGGCAGTGCGCCGCGGCTGCGCGGCGGGTCCTCACGGCTGCGCAGTGCCCTGGCAAACCTGGGCCTGATCGGCTGCGTCGTGGGAATTGCCCTGTTCATCAACACCTTCCTGCTGCAGTCATACTATGTGGAAGGCACCAGCATGGCACCGACGCTGCACAATAACGACCGGTTGATCGTCGACAAGGCTTCGGCTTCGGCCGCCCACATCACCGGCAAGCCATACCAGCCGCAACGCGGCGACATCGTCATCGTCGACAGCCGTATCCGCGACCAGAACGGCGAGTACGAACAGCTTATCAAACGGGTCGTCGGCCTGCCTGGGGAGCGGCTGGCCATCAGTGACGGCAAAATCATGGTCTACAACAAGGAGCATCCCGAAGGGTTCGACGTCGACAAGCAGCTCGGCCTCGAACTGGACCCCACCTTCACGCCAAGCCTTATCGACCTGACCATTCCAAAGGGCGAAGTCTTTGTGGTCGGCGACAACCGCCAGGCTGGTGGTTCGCTTGATTCGCGCATCTTCGGGCCGGTCAAGCTCGATACGCTGGACGGGCGGCTGATGGCGCGCATCTTCCCGCTTTCCGGCAAGACGTTCTTTTAG
- the lepB gene encoding signal peptidase I, whose protein sequence is MQPNDNDRIIVPVEKSSSHTVLRDLIGVAIFILSVVLGAFLLNTFVFQTYSVQGPSMQDTLHTGDRLLVNKFAVSSAKMSGKQYMPERGQVVVFSNPLFHVQQSEEYLVKRVMALPGEHVVLKKGVLTVYNKENPDGFQPDKLYTGPKSPSSGTADLRVPAGEVFVAGDNRVGEYSFDSRNGLGTVPIEFIQGPVAARIFPITQFKTF, encoded by the coding sequence ATGCAACCAAACGACAATGACCGGATCATCGTGCCGGTTGAAAAATCAAGCAGTCATACCGTCCTGCGTGACCTGATAGGTGTCGCCATCTTCATCCTGTCGGTCGTGCTGGGCGCCTTCCTTCTGAACACCTTCGTCTTCCAGACCTACTCGGTCCAGGGGCCAAGCATGCAGGATACGCTGCATACCGGCGATCGCCTTCTGGTCAACAAGTTCGCCGTCTCCTCGGCCAAGATGAGTGGCAAACAGTACATGCCGGAGCGCGGCCAGGTGGTCGTCTTCAGCAATCCCCTGTTCCATGTCCAGCAGAGCGAAGAATACCTGGTCAAGCGCGTCATGGCCCTGCCAGGCGAGCACGTCGTCCTGAAGAAAGGCGTCCTGACCGTCTACAACAAGGAGAACCCCGACGGTTTTCAGCCCGACAAGCTGTACACCGGCCCCAAATCCCCGTCTTCGGGTACGGCGGACCTGCGCGTACCGGCCGGTGAGGTCTTTGTGGCCGGCGACAACCGTGTCGGCGAGTACTCCTTCGACTCCCGCAACGGCCTGGGCACCGTACCGATCGAGTTCATACAGGGGCCGGTGGCCGCCCGTATCTTCCCGATCACGCAGTTCAAGACCTTCTAG
- a CDS encoding ParB/RepB/Spo0J family partition protein, translating to MAIKKGLGRGFDALIPTQLVDEAFDPTAAEDTAVSRLKEVPHAAVEPDPEQPRRHFDEAALAELAASIKTHGVMQPLVVTQHGSGLYRLIAGERRWRASALAGLATVPVIVRTVTAQQRLELALIENLQRENLNPLEEATAYLKLHQQFNMKYDEIGLRVGKALSTVSNILRLLNLPEPAKDALVRGAISEGHARQILALEDPKLQQQLLELITTHGWSVRKAEQFVVAIREGAKSQAGAVKKTQSETRQTKQLSRRLGAPVQVKAMAKGGQLIIRYASDDELERIYGQLL from the coding sequence ATGGCGATTAAAAAAGGCTTGGGCCGCGGGTTCGATGCACTGATTCCGACCCAGTTGGTTGACGAGGCGTTTGACCCGACCGCCGCAGAAGATACGGCGGTGTCACGCCTTAAGGAAGTGCCGCACGCGGCCGTCGAGCCTGACCCGGAGCAGCCGCGCCGCCATTTTGACGAGGCCGCCCTGGCCGAGCTGGCCGCCTCTATCAAGACGCATGGCGTCATGCAGCCGCTTGTCGTCACGCAGCACGGCAGCGGACTGTACCGTCTTATTGCCGGTGAGCGGCGCTGGCGGGCGTCGGCTTTGGCCGGCTTGGCCACCGTGCCGGTCATCGTCCGGACGGTCACTGCCCAGCAGCGTCTGGAGCTGGCCCTGATCGAGAACCTGCAGCGCGAAAATCTCAACCCCCTGGAAGAAGCCACCGCCTACCTGAAGCTGCACCAGCAGTTCAATATGAAATACGATGAAATCGGTCTGCGCGTTGGCAAGGCCCTCAGTACCGTCAGCAACATCCTGCGGCTGCTCAACCTGCCCGAGCCGGCCAAAGATGCGCTGGTACGGGGAGCTATCAGCGAGGGCCATGCCCGCCAGATTCTTGCCCTGGAAGACCCCAAGCTGCAACAGCAGCTGCTGGAACTGATAACGACGCACGGCTGGTCGGTCCGCAAGGCCGAGCAGTTCGTCGTCGCTATCCGTGAAGGTGCCAAGAGCCAGGCCGGTGCCGTCAAGAAGACCCAGTCCGAGACCAGGCAGACCAAGCAGCTGTCGCGGCGCCTGGGCGCTCCGGTGCAGGTCAAGGCCATGGCCAAAGGCGGCCAGCTGATTATCCGCTACGCCTCGGACGACGAGCTGGAGCGGATTTACGGGCAGTTGCTCTAG
- a CDS encoding ParA family protein, which yields MIIAVTNQKGGVGKTTTTVNLAYYFAKSGKSVLLVDADPQGNATSGLGVDKRALKGTLADVMLGERMAADTVIATEVANVWLLPTTPQLADAEAQLGNADQRFSRLRVALAGLTTERPADAALPAFDIVLIDCPPSLSLLTVNAFIAADKLLLPVQAEFYALEGLGQLLETMKLIRERLNPGLDVLGVVLTMYDSRTTLSQQVYEEVKKYFPDKVCETVIPRNVRLAEAPSHGLPVGMYDRWSKGARAYKGLAKELLKRLDAPGTNTKK from the coding sequence ATGATCATCGCAGTAACCAACCAAAAAGGTGGCGTCGGCAAGACGACTACCACCGTCAATCTGGCCTACTATTTTGCCAAGTCGGGCAAATCGGTCCTGCTTGTTGATGCCGACCCGCAGGGCAACGCTACCAGCGGTCTGGGTGTTGATAAACGGGCGCTCAAGGGAACGCTGGCCGATGTCATGCTTGGTGAGCGCATGGCCGCCGATACGGTCATCGCCACCGAAGTGGCGAACGTCTGGCTGCTGCCCACCACCCCGCAGCTGGCCGACGCCGAAGCCCAGCTGGGCAATGCCGACCAACGATTCTCACGACTGCGCGTAGCACTGGCCGGCCTGACCACTGAGCGTCCCGCCGATGCCGCACTGCCGGCCTTTGATATCGTCCTTATCGATTGTCCGCCCAGCCTGAGTCTGCTGACCGTCAACGCTTTCATTGCAGCCGACAAGCTGCTGCTGCCGGTCCAGGCGGAGTTCTACGCCCTGGAGGGGCTGGGGCAGCTGCTGGAGACCATGAAGCTTATCCGTGAACGCCTTAACCCCGGTCTCGATGTCCTTGGCGTCGTTCTTACTATGTATGACAGCCGCACCACGCTTTCCCAACAGGTGTACGAGGAGGTAAAGAAGTATTTCCCGGACAAGGTCTGCGAGACGGTGATTCCGCGCAACGTCCGGCTGGCCGAAGCACCCAGCCACGGCCTGCCAGTGGGGATGTACGACCGCTGGAGCAAGGGCGCCAGGGCATACAAGGGACTGGCGAAAGAATTACTGAAACGGCTTGATGCGCCAGGCACAAATACAAAGAAATAA
- the rplU gene encoding 50S ribosomal protein L21, with the protein MKAIVSIGGKQHLVAENETLLVDRLPDGTKELSLDALMTLDGDKATVGSPLVRGVKVTAKVLEEVVKGDKIRIIRYKAKKRVNTQTGHRQQYSRIQIGSIK; encoded by the coding sequence ATGAAAGCAATCGTCAGCATCGGCGGCAAGCAACACCTTGTGGCCGAAAATGAGACCCTCCTGGTGGACCGCCTCCCGGATGGCACAAAAGAGCTCTCGCTTGACGCTTTGATGACTCTCGACGGCGACAAGGCTACCGTAGGCAGCCCGCTGGTAAGAGGCGTGAAAGTGACCGCGAAGGTGCTTGAAGAAGTGGTGAAGGGCGACAAGATCCGTATCATCCGCTATAAGGCCAAGAAGCGCGTCAATACGCAGACCGGTCACCGCCAGCAGTACTCCCGCATCCAGATCGGTTCGATCAAGTAA
- a CDS encoding isoleucine--tRNA ligase — translation MKFHKNTRRRALEYEKDLVRYWKEHKTFEKSIEQRPRDSAYVFYDGPPFITGVPHHGTLLSSIVKDAVPRYQTMKGRRVERVWGWDCHGLPAENFVEKKLGITNRRDIGTKISLEDYITTARESMVQTSGLWEDTIDRIGRWVDFRGAYKTMDRDYMESVWWAFKTLYEKGKIYEGERVLMYDTKWATPLSKAEVTMDAGAYVDVTDPSVYVKFRLTEAKTPTFLLAWTTTPWTLPGNTAVAVNENFTYAEVELDNTPGEYFILAKDLLDTVLTDEKHQVLPYRIVREVKGSELVGQSYEPLFAHRGKKAHLVWHADYVSLESGSGLVHLAPPYGEEDFALAQEKGFPSVHVLDDYGKYTETEWEGQDVWESNKPIAKTLHERGVVWKIQYYRHQYPHNPRTGHRLMYRAHPSWFMDIEGQRKGMLVENTENITWFPEHVKHGRFEKTVQTAPDWNLSRDRFWATAMPVWKGVDKDGREHIRVVGSYAELKELSGVELKDYHRPWVDDVTFTIDGVEYRRIEKVLDCWFESGSMPFAQFHYPFENVEKFESNFPGDFIVEYIGQVRAWFYYLHAVNVGLFGKNAFKNVIVTGNVGGNDGRKMSKSYGNFTDPNVLMDQYSADSLRFLLLSSPLLNGEDFSLQDKEVGDVARKLSMVWNMYDFFTMYAEVDGWEFKGDAKLMADPLEELTNPLDQWVVSRVHQLTAEVERNMDAYNIPDAMKPILPFIEDASNWFVRRSRRRFWKSGDDHDKQNAYRTLHYVLVRLSMVMAPFTPFLAEELYQKLTGGESVHLLDWPVAGRVNELLVTEMETVRELINSGLSQRARAQVKVRQPLSTFTVRGQGATGLKGYEEVFREELNVKAVMFDEAADGAAALAGELSLAVTPELKREGLMREVIRYVQNARKNAGLNVDDRIRLHLATEDRGLQAAIDEHEAAIMAETLAVAMVDAECVHTETVKVEGAAMRVSLEKVPVR, via the coding sequence ATGAAGTTTCACAAGAACACCCGGCGCCGGGCCCTGGAGTACGAAAAGGACCTGGTGCGCTATTGGAAAGAGCACAAGACATTTGAGAAATCAATCGAGCAACGCCCGCGTGACAGCGCCTATGTTTTTTATGATGGGCCGCCGTTCATCACCGGTGTACCGCACCATGGCACCTTGCTGAGCTCCATCGTCAAGGATGCCGTGCCGCGCTATCAGACGATGAAGGGACGGCGCGTCGAACGCGTCTGGGGCTGGGATTGCCACGGGCTGCCGGCCGAGAACTTCGTCGAGAAGAAGCTTGGTATCACCAACCGGCGCGACATCGGCACCAAGATCAGCCTGGAGGATTACATCACGACCGCCCGCGAGAGCATGGTACAGACCAGTGGCCTATGGGAAGACACCATTGACCGCATCGGCCGCTGGGTTGATTTCCGTGGCGCCTACAAGACGATGGACCGCGACTACATGGAAAGCGTCTGGTGGGCCTTTAAGACCCTCTACGAAAAGGGCAAGATATACGAGGGCGAGCGGGTGCTGATGTACGACACCAAGTGGGCCACGCCGCTGTCCAAAGCGGAGGTGACCATGGACGCCGGCGCGTATGTGGATGTGACTGACCCGAGTGTCTACGTAAAATTCCGGCTGACGGAGGCCAAGACGCCGACCTTCCTGCTGGCCTGGACGACGACGCCCTGGACGCTGCCGGGCAACACCGCCGTGGCGGTTAATGAAAACTTCACGTATGCGGAAGTTGAATTAGACAACACTCCTGGTGAATATTTCATCTTGGCGAAAGATTTGCTTGATACGGTACTGACGGACGAGAAACATCAGGTGCTGCCGTACCGTATCGTCCGCGAAGTAAAGGGGAGCGAGCTGGTCGGCCAGTCGTATGAGCCGCTGTTTGCGCACCGCGGCAAAAAGGCCCATCTGGTCTGGCATGCCGATTACGTGTCGCTGGAAAGCGGTTCGGGGCTTGTCCATCTGGCGCCGCCATACGGCGAGGAGGACTTCGCGCTGGCGCAGGAAAAAGGCTTCCCGTCGGTCCATGTTCTCGACGATTATGGCAAGTACACCGAGACCGAATGGGAAGGTCAGGACGTTTGGGAAAGCAATAAGCCGATAGCCAAGACGCTGCATGAGCGTGGCGTGGTCTGGAAGATCCAGTATTACCGCCACCAGTATCCGCACAACCCGCGCACCGGCCACCGGCTGATGTACCGGGCGCACCCCAGCTGGTTCATGGATATCGAGGGCCAGCGCAAGGGCATGTTAGTGGAAAATACCGAGAACATCACCTGGTTTCCGGAGCACGTCAAGCACGGCCGCTTCGAGAAGACCGTCCAGACCGCGCCCGACTGGAACCTGAGCCGCGACCGCTTCTGGGCTACGGCCATGCCAGTCTGGAAAGGCGTTGATAAGGATGGCCGGGAGCACATCAGGGTGGTGGGCAGTTATGCCGAGCTCAAGGAGCTGAGCGGCGTCGAGCTGAAGGATTATCACCGGCCGTGGGTCGACGATGTCACCTTCACGATCGATGGTGTGGAATACCGTCGCATAGAAAAAGTACTCGATTGTTGGTTCGAGAGCGGCAGTATGCCGTTTGCACAATTCCATTACCCATTCGAGAACGTCGAGAAGTTCGAAAGCAACTTCCCGGGCGATTTCATCGTTGAGTACATCGGCCAGGTGCGTGCCTGGTTCTATTACCTGCATGCCGTCAACGTGGGACTGTTCGGCAAGAACGCCTTTAAGAACGTCATCGTCACCGGTAACGTCGGCGGCAATGACGGCCGCAAGATGAGCAAGAGCTACGGCAACTTTACCGACCCTAACGTGTTAATGGATCAGTACTCGGCTGACAGCCTGCGCTTCCTGCTCCTGTCCAGCCCGCTGCTCAACGGCGAGGACTTCAGCCTGCAGGACAAAGAGGTGGGCGATGTCGCCCGCAAGCTCAGCATGGTCTGGAACATGTATGATTTCTTCACCATGTACGCCGAGGTTGACGGCTGGGAGTTCAAGGGCGACGCCAAGCTGATGGCCGACCCGCTGGAGGAACTGACGAACCCGCTGGACCAGTGGGTGGTCAGCCGCGTCCACCAGTTGACGGCAGAAGTCGAACGCAACATGGATGCCTATAACATTCCTGACGCCATGAAGCCGATCCTGCCGTTCATCGAGGACGCCTCCAACTGGTTCGTGCGCCGCAGCCGGCGACGGTTCTGGAAGAGCGGTGATGACCATGACAAGCAGAACGCTTACCGGACGCTGCACTATGTGCTGGTGCGCCTGTCTATGGTGATGGCGCCATTCACGCCGTTTTTGGCGGAGGAGCTGTATCAGAAACTGACCGGAGGTGAGAGTGTGCACCTGCTGGACTGGCCGGTCGCCGGACGGGTCAATGAGCTGCTGGTGACGGAAATGGAAACCGTCCGCGAGCTGATCAACAGCGGCCTAAGCCAGCGTGCCCGTGCACAGGTGAAGGTGCGCCAGCCGCTCTCGACGTTCACGGTCCGCGGCCAGGGCGCCACTGGACTGAAGGGGTATGAGGAAGTCTTTAGGGAGGAGCTGAACGTCAAAGCGGTCATGTTCGATGAGGCCGCCGACGGGGCAGCTGCTCTGGCCGGTGAGCTGTCGCTTGCAGTAACACCCGAGCTGAAGCGCGAAGGCCTGATGCGCGAAGTGATCCGCTATGTGCAAAACGCCCGCAAGAATGCCGGTCTGAACGTTGACGACCGTATCAGGCTCCACCTGGCAACGGAGGACAGGGGATTGCAGGCGGCCATAGACGAGCACGAAGCGGCCATCATGGCCGAAACGCTGGCGGTGGCTATGGTCGACGCCGAGTGTGTCCACACGGAGACTGTCAAAGTTGAAGGCGCCGCTATGAGGGTGTCGTTGGAGAAAGTACCGGTCAGATAG
- a CDS encoding DUF1295 domain-containing protein, translated as MIEGFSLAWVAAAALAFVTAVFLVANAWRRPGLAGLSWAGSLIVAALVSFLLQPEADSFTVIIRILVTVMVIVWGMLTVSRVLAAAGRQKADRSGRTLAVYARDYLAQTALAVVVAAPVLLINLSAYDLAAAPAVAATVIGFAIWLIGLAMEMAAQGRLPGFVPAGAARRGKQIFGGLLGRLGQRPEALGLSIEWWGLFVMGLGLPMGWLGIVSPLILMLLGLALHEAKPARKAA; from the coding sequence ATGATTGAGGGATTTTCTTTGGCCTGGGTGGCGGCTGCGGCCCTGGCATTCGTAACGGCGGTATTCTTAGTGGCGAATGCCTGGCGGCGGCCGGGCCTGGCAGGGTTGTCCTGGGCGGGCAGTCTGATAGTGGCGGCGCTGGTCAGCTTCTTGCTGCAGCCTGAGGCCGATTCTTTTACCGTCATCATACGTATTCTGGTGACGGTCATGGTGATTGTCTGGGGGATGCTGACGGTCAGCCGGGTGCTGGCGGCCGCCGGCAGGCAGAAGGCCGACCGGTCTGGCCGGACGCTTGCCGTCTATGCGCGCGACTATCTGGCGCAGACCGCGCTGGCGGTTGTGGTGGCAGCACCGGTGCTGCTCATCAACCTTTCGGCCTATGACCTGGCGGCGGCGCCGGCAGTGGCGGCGACGGTCATCGGCTTTGCCATCTGGCTGATTGGGCTGGCGATGGAGATGGCGGCCCAGGGCCGGTTGCCTGGTTTTGTGCCGGCGGGTGCGGCCAGGCGCGGCAAGCAGATCTTCGGCGGCCTGCTGGGACGGCTGGGTCAGCGGCCCGAAGCGCTCGGGCTGTCAATTGAATGGTGGGGTCTGTTCGTCATGGGCCTGGGTTTGCCGATGGGATGGCTGGGTATTGTCAGCCCGTTGATCCTGATGCTCCTTGGGCTGGCCTTGCACGAGGCCAAGCCGGCACGCAAGGCGGCCTAG
- a CDS encoding DUF2177 family protein, with protein MGLSTFFAHFLVFGLAFGLLEAAWMAGYRRRMYQQELGGQLAQRVDVRVILLLYLVYMVGVTVFVMQPAWTIEYWPVLAMGVFFGVVTHATYNLANLAALRHWSRRVAVVDVIWGGAATGLAAYVSVMVLKGVVV; from the coding sequence ATGGGACTTTCGACGTTCTTCGCACATTTCTTGGTGTTCGGGTTGGCATTCGGGCTGCTTGAGGCAGCGTGGATGGCGGGGTACCGCCGGCGGATGTATCAGCAGGAGCTGGGCGGACAGTTGGCTCAGCGGGTGGATGTCCGGGTCATCCTGCTGCTGTATCTGGTGTATATGGTGGGCGTGACGGTCTTTGTCATGCAGCCGGCCTGGACCATAGAATACTGGCCGGTGCTGGCAATGGGCGTGTTCTTTGGCGTGGTGACCCATGCGACCTATAACCTGGCCAATCTGGCAGCGCTCAGGCACTGGTCGCGGCGGGTGGCCGTAGTGGATGTTATATGGGGCGGTGCGGCTACCGGCCTGGCAGCATACGTGAGCGTAATGGTATTAAAAGGGGTGGTGGTATGA
- a CDS encoding vitamin K epoxide reductase family protein, which yields MFARLLPWKRGGQDLRRADRWIFGTMLAFGAIGLLSAFVLTVERIHLLQNPDASLSCNFNLVLNCATVMKTWQASLFGFPNPIIGLMGYSVVVTVAMAGLAGVRFPRPFLIAAQIGYGLGLIFAYWLFFQSVYVIEVLCPWCLIVTFSTTLIFETLLRYNLRENTFGLSKKAHATVLQFLKADYDKLLVAGWLLLMVILVLAKFREGLL from the coding sequence ATGTTCGCTAGGCTGTTGCCGTGGAAGCGCGGCGGGCAGGACCTGCGGCGGGCTGACCGTTGGATCTTTGGGACGATGCTGGCATTCGGCGCGATCGGGCTGTTATCGGCCTTCGTGCTGACGGTAGAGCGTATCCACCTGCTGCAGAACCCTGACGCATCGCTCAGCTGCAACTTCAACCTGGTGCTGAACTGTGCCACGGTCATGAAGACCTGGCAGGCCAGCCTGTTCGGCTTTCCCAACCCGATCATCGGGCTGATGGGGTATTCGGTGGTAGTGACGGTGGCGATGGCGGGCCTGGCGGGAGTGCGTTTTCCGCGGCCGTTCCTGATTGCCGCCCAGATCGGGTATGGCCTGGGGCTGATCTTTGCCTACTGGCTGTTCTTTCAGAGCGTCTATGTGATCGAGGTGCTGTGCCCGTGGTGCCTGATCGTGACGTTCTCGACGACGCTTATCTTTGAGACGCTGCTGCGCTACAACCTGCGCGAAAATACCTTCGGCCTGAGCAAGAAGGCGCATGCCACCGTGCTGCAGTTTTTGAAGGCGGATTACGACAAACTGCTGGTGGCCGGCTGGCTGCTGCTGATGGTGATATTGGTATTGGCTAAATTCAGGGAAGGGCTGCTGTAA